The window GTGGTCCAGCTTGTGTGGTGGTATGCACTGTTTTTGAGTCTGCCGCCGGTGCGGAACAGTATTCAGATCTTCGATGATGTTTACCTCTCAAACCGAGGTCTGGCTATTCCTCATTTGTCGTTGCAGGGCTGGGGCGGTTATGTCTTTTGCGCGCTGCTGCTGTCATGCCTGCTGGCATTTCTGTACCGTCGCCGCGTGGTCAGCCAGGTCAGATGGACCGGCTTTCATCCGGTTTTGTGGCCACGTTTACTGGCGATCATTGTATTGCCGCCTTTGCTGGTTTTGATTGCGGCCATTGTCCTGGGGCATATGGAATTTAGTGCGCCCAAACTGACTGGTTTTAACTTTCGTGGCGGCATGATCGTCATCCCCGAGCTGGTGGCACTGTGGGTTGCGTTATCGGTCTACAGCGCCAGTTACATTGCTGAAATCGTACGCGGCTGTATTCAGTCCATCGCCAAAGGTCAGCACGAAGCGGGCAAAGCTCTGGGATTCAATGACTCGGCGATTATGTGGAAACTGATTGTTCCGCAAGCCGTGTACCCGATGATTCCGCAGATCACCAGTGTGTATCTCAACATCATCAAAAACTCCTCGTTAGGCGTGGTCATCGGCTTTATGGAGTTAGTCTCTTCAACCGGCGGCACCACTCTGAATAATACCGGGCAAGCCATTGAATGTATTTTGATTGTGATGGGCACCTACTGTGTATTCAGTCTGATCACCAGTGTGCTGATGAACTGGTATAACTCACACGTTGCGATAGGGAAGTGATCATGCAAAGTGAAAATATCATGCAATATATTGAACCACGTCCGGCCATTGTGACCAAATCAGACTGGAAAACCTGGTGCCGGAAAAATTTATTCTCATCCGCCTTCAACACGTTGCTGACGGTCGTCGGGTTGATGTTTGTGTTGTGGTTGGTTCCGACACTGCTTAACTGGTTTATTTTCAGCGCTACGTTTGTGGGTTCCTCCCAAGCAGATTGTACCTCGGCTGGCGCCTGCTGGCTGCCGGTAGTAAATCGGATTGAGCTGTTCACCTACGGTATGTATCCGGACGACCAGCAGTGGCGGGTGGATGTTGCCTTCGGACTGGCGGCTATCGCGATTCCAATGTTGTACATCAAGCGTTTTAACAAACGAGTGATGCTCTGCTACATCGCCGTGTTGCCCTTTGCGATGTGGATGTTGTTGAAAGGCGGCACGTTTGGCTTTGAAACCATTTCGACCACCAAATTTGCCGGCATCATGCTGACGCTGTTCCTGGCTATTTTTGGCATGGTGTTCGCGCTGCCGCTGGGTATTTTGCTGGCGCTGGGCCGACGTTCGCAACGCCCGGTGATTCATTGGCTCAGTGTGGCTTATATCGAATTAGTGCGCTCGGTGCCTGTGATAACGCTGCTGTTCATGG is drawn from Vibrio sp. CDRSL-10 TSBA and contains these coding sequences:
- a CDS encoding ABC transporter permease subunit (The N-terminal region of this protein, as described by TIGR01726, is a three transmembrane segment that identifies a subfamily of ABC transporter permease subunits, which specificities that include histidine, arginine, glutamine, glutamate, L-cystine (sic), the opines (in Agrobacterium) octopine and nopaline, etc.), coding for MKLTKGTLIDWGQQALLLITVTLLFLYLGTNASENIAKLGITTGFDFLHERAGYDISFSLLDYDQNDTYLQAYYVGVANTLLVSFLSIIFATILGFIIGVGRVSNNWVISKLSRTYVEFIRNVPLVVQLVWWYALFLSLPPVRNSIQIFDDVYLSNRGLAIPHLSLQGWGGYVFCALLLSCLLAFLYRRRVVSQVRWTGFHPVLWPRLLAIIVLPPLLVLIAAIVLGHMEFSAPKLTGFNFRGGMIVIPELVALWVALSVYSASYIAEIVRGCIQSIAKGQHEAGKALGFNDSAIMWKLIVPQAVYPMIPQITSVYLNIIKNSSLGVVIGFMELVSSTGGTTLNNTGQAIECILIVMGTYCVFSLITSVLMNWYNSHVAIGK
- a CDS encoding amino acid ABC transporter permease; this translates as MQSENIMQYIEPRPAIVTKSDWKTWCRKNLFSSAFNTLLTVVGLMFVLWLVPTLLNWFIFSATFVGSSQADCTSAGACWLPVVNRIELFTYGMYPDDQQWRVDVAFGLAAIAIPMLYIKRFNKRVMLCYIAVLPFAMWMLLKGGTFGFETISTTKFAGIMLTLFLAIFGMVFALPLGILLALGRRSQRPVIHWLSVAYIELVRSVPVITLLFMASLMIQLFLPPGQEFDVLLRVVAVLVLFTAAYMAETIRGGLQSIPQGQFEAAQALGFGYWKMMGQIILPQVLKNSIPSLLNHFVGILKETTLVMIVGVLDIVGVASSTLSNAKWVGLENEMYAFLAVFFFICCFSLSQYAAHLERRLK